In Anopheles bellator chromosome 2, idAnoBellAS_SP24_06.2, whole genome shotgun sequence, the genomic stretch CACCAGATAAATCCCGAACTCGCCCTTGGGTGCTTCGACCGCGGTATAGGTCGTACCCGGAGGGACCTGGTAACCCTGCGTGTATAGCTTGAAGTGGTGGATAAGTGCCTCCATTGAACGTTTcatctcgtgtcgcgacggtGTCGTCAGCTTCACGTCGTCCGTTTTAACTTCACCAGCCGGCATCTGGTTGAGACACTGTTCGATGATCCGGAGCGACTGGCGCATCTCCTCCACTCGGCACAGGTACCGATCGTAGCAATCACCCTTGGTACCGATCGGTACATCGAACGAGACTCGATCGTAGGCATCGTAGGGTTGCGCTTTACGTAGATCCCACTTTATGCCAGAACCGCGCAGCATGACACCGCTGAAACCATAGTTGAGCGCATCCTCGGCAGATACAATACCGATGCCGACGGTACGCTGCACCCAGATGCGGTTCGTGGTCAGCACGTCTTCCACTTCGTCCAGTCGCTCACCAAATTTAGAAGCAAATTCGTGAATGTCATCGAGCAACCCGAGCGTTATATCCTGGGCAACACCACCCGGACGAATGTAGGCAGCGTGCATACGGGCGCCCGAGACCCTCTCGTAGAATTCCATCATTTTCTCTCGTTCCTCAAACAGCCAAAAGAACGGTGTCAGCGCTCCGATATCCAGCGCGTGTGTCCCGACTGCCATGATGTGGTTAAGAATACGCGTAACTTCAGCAAATAGCACGCGAATGTACTTCGCGCGCAACGGAACATCAACGTTAAGAAGCTTTTCGACAGCAAGCGAATAGCACTGCTCGTTGCACATCATCGAAACGTAATCCAGCCGATCGAAGTACGGTAGTGCTTGGGTGTAGGTTTTGTACTCGATCAGCTTCTCGGTGCCGCGGTGCAAGAGACCAATGTGTGGATCGGCACGCATCACCGTTTCACCGTCCAGCTCGAGCACTAGCCGTAGAACACCGTGCGCTGCCGGATGCTGGGGACCAAAGTTTAAGGCCATGTTGCGGACAGTCTTTTCTACCGGTGCGATCTTGCTGTTCCACGGCGGTATTTTCCAGCGCGATGTCACCGCGTCCGGGTACATGACCGGTCCTTTGAATTGCTCTATGAACTCCTCGTCCGGGAACCACTTGCCAGCGCTCCGAAGCGTCTGTTGTGAGCAGGCGACGTTCCTAAGCAACCCTTGAGCCGCATAAAGCTTACTGACGACGCACTTGATACCACTGTTCAGCACCAATAATGCCATCTTTGTCTTTGCGACGAACTGACAAAGTTAATTAAAGGTGTTTCCGAGACAATCGAGCACGATGTTGCTTCCTTTTCACTAATGAATCGATGTTGTTCGCCTAATTTATCGTAATCAACATTGAACATGAACGCTACCAAATAGTACAGGAAAAGGTGGCGGCAATACTACGCAGAGAAGTGACGTAGCCCCCTGAAGTCGAGGACGTCGCCTACTTGAATTATGCGTTACAACAACAGATGGGGAACAATTTGGAGCTACGTAGCTGTAGACCATTAGAAATGTGAGATGCTCACAGGTTGTCCGTTTAGCGCTAGATTAGACAATCATTTTGAGCTCAAACATTCTATGGTACTGAACTGAGCTACATACAAATTATTAatgctgttttgctttcatttgaaaattaatcagTCAATTTCGATGTAAAAATActtaaataataatacttaAATGTAAGTTTTCGCAATTGGCAGGCATCTTGGTTACCAATCATTAACATCAATGTACCattattttcctctttttgcaAAAAGTTCAAGGTCGTAGGGTTTGACCGATTTCCACATAAAACCCGACTGGCCGGTCTACTTGCCCTGCCTTTATCGTGTGTCCCGTTTCGTTTACTCGAAGCTGTGGTGCAGAAATGCACAATGCACAACCCATGCTATACGCTCATGTCAGGGCCACGTGTGTGCCCTGTTGCACGGCTCGTCTGAGACGTCTGCCTGGTGCAATGTGCACCGGCATGATCACCGTTAACACACTACCTACTGACCAACAAACTGTGCACTTCGTTACCGTCCACGGCTCCAAGTGAATTACTCAATGGTCTCCAGCAGGTTTTTGCGCACTGTTTTGCGGCGACCACTGTCCAGAAATGCTGCACCCGCCCTTCATTATCTCGCCTCCGAGACGAGATGCAGTTTTGAATGGATCAACCGCAGGGGCAGGTGGTCATCTTGGCGGATGGCGGTAAAGATGCCGGGTTTCTCATTTCACGGCGATGGGCTTTGCGCGTTTTTCTCCTGTTCAAGGTTACTGCGCTGGCATGCATTCCCAGCGAAATGTGGGCTCCGGCCAAAGGGCAACCCGTTGATGTTTCAGGCGTCATTGTTGAGCGGTTTATGAAGCGTTTTAGCTCCAAGAAAGATTATCGTTAGAGGCCGCTCCGAGTTCGATGCATTTGATCGGTGGGCTGACATTAGCGAGGTAAATTAGCCCCCACTCTTATAATGTAATAAGCATGTAATCATGGACTACTCTGGAGCCACAAATCACTCTAAGAAAGGAAACAGGTTCTAATTCTTCAAGAGTAGAAGGAAATATAATACGGTTGGTTGATTATTGGTGCCCTGATGTTGAACAAACTTTAGTCTTACGCCCTAAAAGCTCTATTCATGACCGACATTTTTATATTGAATCTTATAAAATTTCTTGTTTTAGATGATTTTCAAccttgatttttattttattttcctttatCTTTTTTTAAACTGAATCACGAATACTACAGTTTAATCGTTTGAAAAAACGTTTATAAGATGAATTAAGTTTTTGAAAACTTATGCACTTATGTATGCAAATCGAATAGAAGCTAGTAGAATCGACATCGACTCGGATCCTTCATCGTCATCCCCATCGCGTGTGGATAACCTTGATGCAAGCTGTAAAGTATCTCCGTGTGCTCAAATAATAGTTATTATGAACGTCATCAGCCTGCCTTTCTTATGCCCTTTAGCTCTAAGTAACTCGCGGTAAGTCTAAGTCCCTGCTGCTTGAGGATATCTAACGGTGGGCGGTACGGGAGTTAAACAATACTTTGCACGGGCCGCAACTATACGACCCGGCAGGCTGATTGATTACTTACCGTCCTTGTTCGCTAGCGTTCGAAGGTGAAGTTGCTCTTATCCGGGATAATCAAGAAATAATGTCGCTTGCGCTGGCTTGTGAGAGCAGTCTGTCGATCCACTGCAGTACTTCGCTTAGTTagcaaacatattttgttttaactaTTCCATGCAAATCACATGCGACTAGCTCAAAGTTGAAGCAAATACCAAGCCTAGCGTAGGTTATTTTACGAAAAACATTTGTCGTTTTTGCAACCCAACACAATTCTTCGGTTCTAAGAAGATCGTTTCTCGATCACTATGCACAAGTCGTCCaacacaaacgaaaaatgaacACTATTGGATGGCTGGAACACTATTTCATGTCCATAGAAACACTATGTGATCGTCACACTAGAATGCCGTCCCGAAATGCCCGTCTCGATCGCCAGCTAAACAACGACTGATCATTCGCCAGACGCCAAACGAGAACTGTCTCCTGCCCGGGCACGCAAATGCGCAACCCGTTTGCGATGGTCTCGCAAAGGCGTGGTGGCAACACCCCCTACCATTTTAGTCACTCCGGCGTTGCTATCACAGGCACAAAGGAAACTGATCTAAACATTGGAGACAAAAAATAGCGAGCGAGGCAAACCAGCAAGACATTGGTGCAACAGTGACCACAGGTTACAGCGTTTCGGGCGGAAAAGAAAGGTTAGGTTTTTATCGTTAACCTTGCGAGCCTGCGACGCAGACAACTTCTTCCCCGTTCTGGATACATTTGGCCAACGTGGGCTTGGCCTAGTTTTTTACGAGACGTAATGTGAAATATTGTTTGTGGTTTCACATAATTTCTTTTTACTGCAGATTTCAGAGCGACCAACAagcgtttattgtttcataACATTGCGGTAAACTATAAGCCATTCTCGACTAATGACTTAACAGCGTTTCGGGAGAAAGTTGCAGCAGAAATGCTGCGTCGGCAAGGTTAAATAGAAACGGCCAACTTCAGAATTTGCCAGCGACAACTGGCGATCTTAAAGCATTGTAAGTAATAATCGCTTCGCATTGAAGAACAAATGTTGCAATCGCTCGTCTTTCCACACAAGTTCGTCAGGGGTTCGTCAGGGGTTGGTCAGGGGTTATGCGTCATAGATGAACTTTTCCAAGCCAAGCCATTGTGTGTCACTAAAATCAAGAACTTGTGCTTTCTTTATTTTAAGTTTATTCCTTGTTTTGTGGTGAATCACGCTTGGTGCAAACTGTCCTTGCAACTGAGGAATTGGCAGGGTCAAGTCCGGAAAGTGTTGACTATGGCCCTACGAGGACGGAAGTGATATCACACGAGAATTCCCTacatccgaccgaccgaatggtCCTGTCAATGGTTTTGGCTGATGCGTTGGACGACAGCAGCTGAGAAAGTAATGACGACGTCGAGCCGCAAAACGCTCTTGATTCCAGCACTTCCAACCTTACTGTAAATCGTATCGAAATTGTACAAGCTAAATTCAAACAATGTTTCCACACCGACAACCCTAAGCCATGCGTTTCTTTTGGAGAGGCACACTTCGTGCGATACCCGGCAAAATTTCGAAATCCCAAcggtaaaaatgtttaaaccACAAAATCACAAGTAGATGCATACAACATTGCGCAGAAATGTCAGGAGACCGAAAATAGATAAACTGGCCACACTGTCCACACTGAAGTTATGTACACAAATCAACAAAGCTGATTAAAGTGCCAAACAAGTgccaataataaaacaatacaTTATCTTTGAAAAACAGGCATTTGGGGATTTGTACTTATTATACGTGAGCGATACAATGGTGAAATTAAGTTGCCTCTATCGATTGCTTTTTTATTTAGCGTTTACTGTGAGCTTCGCTAGCTCCGACTGCGGGTGCAACAACAAGCGCGTGCCCGAAGGAGTAAAATCGCCGAAAGAGCAAGTTATATTTCCTAACGGAGGACTGGAAAAGGCAGAAAAACTGCTCGATTTGGTGGAACATACGAAGCATTATGACCAAATGAGCCTGATACCAGGAGGAGAACATCTGATAGGCACCAACGAACCAATCTTCCCTGCCGATCGTGAGTCACCGGCTCGTTCCGTGACCGTGCGTGAATTTTACCTCGATCAGTACGAGGTGTCAAATGAACGGTTCCAGGAGTTTGTGGATCAAACGGGATACATcacggaagcggaaaagtTTGGCGACAGCTTCGTCTTTCAACGGCTGCTTTCCGACGAGGTGCGCAAAAAATATGAAGACTTTCGTGTTGCAGCCGCTCCGTGGTGGTACAAGGTCGAGGGAGCGTGCTGGAAGTATCCCGAAGGGGATAAGGCACGTGGCATCGACGATCGCCTAGATCATCCGGTAGTACACATATCCTGGAACGATGCCGTAGCGTACTGTCGTTGGAGAGGAAAACGTTTGCCGACGGAGGCTGAATGGGAGGCCGCCTGCCGGggaggacgaaaacaaaagctCTTTCCGTGGGGCAACAAGCTGCTTCCAAAGGATCGCCACATGATGAACATTTGGCAGGGCAAGTTTCCCGAGGACAACCTGGTGGAGGACGGTTGTGATTCCACCTGTCCCGTGACGACTTTTCGGCAAAATCCGTACGACTTGTACAATATTGTAGGGAATGTTTGGGAGTGGACGGCGGATTTGTGGGATGCAAACGGAGCAAATCAGGTCGAAGAGCAGAAATCGGGTGTTGATCAACCGAACCGGGTGAAAAAAGGGGGTTCCTATCTATGCCATGAGTCGTACTGCTATCGTTACCGCTGTGCTGCTCGATCGCAAAACACTGAAGACAGTTCCGCTGGCAATCttggttttcggtgcgctgcCGATGTAAACTGATGACGAAACTAGTTTGCCCCACTCATTGCACATGTGATAAACTGAATAAAGTTACTTCTTGTAACTCTTGTATTTCCGCTTTTCGTGTATGGACTGTTGATAGAAATTTGAAATTGCTACATTTAAACAAGCTATTTGGCAACACTGACATTCTGAAAGATGTCGACGAAGTTTGACGTTGACGGGCCGGGttggagaaaaacaaacgtgtTTACTATTGCATGCGGTATTTCGCATGTGGTGCCGGCTAGAAAATGTTTCCACAActgaaaacggaaataaaacaagaaaagctGAGCTTTTCCGATGTTGGTAAGTGTGTACAAATGACGAACGAACAGAAGTTAATGCGTAACTACACTTGTATCGATTTATTCTTATTTTTCTCAGAGGACACAAACTCGGAAGCGGACGATGAAAGGGCAGTCAACAAAACTATATCTCATAACATCAAGCAAGAGAAATTAAGTGGTTCTGAGAGCGGTAGGCATCCGTTGGCAGGGTTTCATACTACACAGAGCATTTGCCTTTCTGCTAGCACAAAACAATGAGTGACTGGTTGGATATTAATATAGTTTCTTCATTCTCTTCCCAAATGCCGCGGATTCAGAAGAGGACCAAGAAAGGGGCATGCACATCGAAACGAAGGCTCCAGCAATCAAACGGGAGAAAGCTTCTGATCACGAGGACGGTAGGTAATCATAGATCAAAGGAGACTTCGTATTAAACTAATTTGGATGTTCTTTCCTACCCTATTTAGATTTTCCAGACGATGCAAATAATAGCCTTTCCGCAGACGACGAAAACAACTTGGACAGTACTATTAAAGAAAAGCATCTTTTGACGCTGTTAAAACACTGTCAGAAATCCGCCTTTAGCAACGAGATGGAGACAAAGCTACGGGATTATTTAAAACAGTTTCCCAACGTTGGACCTATTGCAGGGGCCCGAAATGTCGAGCTAGATCTTACCGACCCTGACGAAGAAGCGTGGGTTATTCAGTGTCCTGCTAGTGTTGATCCTTGTAGCGTGTTGTTAAACACAAAGCTCAATCTTTCGTTGCCGCGTTCGCTCATTAAAAAGTGTCCGATGGCCCTCGAAACGAACGTTCGTACCAATCTGGCAGAAGACGTGATCAGTGTGCTATCCGGTTCGAGAGTAAAATCGTTCATTCCAACCGGTTTTGTGCGAATCATTGAAACACTACCGAGAATCACCGAACCACAAATGCCAACAGAAGTCAACTCGTGCGGTCAAGTACAGGTACCTTTTCCCGAAGAACTTCGCGTGCGACATCCGTTGCTGGGTTACGATTATCAGGCGGCCCTAGAAGTGCCCAAACAAGTACAAAAGCGTCTTTCGACCGCACAGCAGAAATCAGATCTTTTGTACAGTTCTTCGAGCTCATCAATTACgtcgaaaaaaacaaaaaagacaaCCGTTAAACTTGAACCCGGCGTAGAGATGGATTCCAACGATCACTCTTTAGTTgcagataaaaagaaaaaacgaaaagaaattaaaaaagaacCAACTGATGAAATTTTATCTCCCCCATTGAAGAaacggcagcgaaaaaacgtAGAAAATGAAGTACAGAGCAGTTTGATCATCAAAACAGAGTCGCAGAATGAAGCTGAGGAGGACGATATATCGTGgttattaaacatttaataaaGCATCTCTAAAGCTAATTAGACTTTTTTGATACGCTGACGCGCAATTGGATACTATATTTATTAGTTTATTCGGCCATTGCCATGCGGCTCACTGTTTTTCTCCATTCTACAGTTACTAGATGTGTTCGGTTCCAAATGGAATGATACGTGGAGTTTTGTGCTGGTTGTCAAAATGTAAACCCTTCCCAATCCGCCCATGTAACGGTAACGTCGTCGTAAATCTATATAtgtatattttgattattctGCAAATCCGCAAAACTCAACTCATCGTAGGCAAAATAGCAACCGCTCTCGCGAAAAGCAATAAAGTGCGGAGGACACAAGTAATCACGCCAATCGGGATCGAGCGAATCGATACACACCGTACGCGGCAAATCCAAGAAATCCGTATTTTATGGTATACTTTAGCATTCGTTGTCCCAAACTGGCTGGAGGGATACAAGCAATTGATTGGATGCTTTCGGTGCTCACTTTGCCCCAGTGTTTGGCAATACCGGCCGCATGTCCAATGCCGACAACAGCTACCACGCGCACCGGCTGCTCAGTTCCATCCGAATGCTTAATTGGCAAAGCGGCCATTTGCAGCGAGTGGCAAAGGTAACGATCGCGCTCGTCGATGAAGACGCGACCGAACGCCGGGAACTCTTCGGCCATTTCGAGCATGATCTCTTCAAGCAAGTCTTTTTTCTTGCACTGTTCTACCTCCTCCGGGGTGATGTCGTCCATGAATAGCAATTTCGGAATGAGCTTCACCGTCTGCCATACCGAAAGTCCACGTAGTGCCCGCTGCAAAGTCACCTTGATTTGCCGATCGCCTAGTTGGATGATGCAATTAGGTATTTTCTGCGCTTCCTTCACAGCGCACCGGAACTCGCCGCCTGGTGCCATTCCTAGTTTCTTGGTAAACTTAGCGTTCATGCTTAGCAGAAGAATGTAGAACAATCCGTTGATGGAACCATTTGTCTGAATTATGGTGCGCATTTTGGCTAAGTTCATGTTCTTCGCTTCCTCCAGCAGTGTCTGCTCGTCATGTCGGAGGATGTGTACCCGTGATGGACACAGCTCTAGCATAACCACATTCGGTTGTACATTGCGCATCACGAGCGACACATCTCGCTGCGAGCTTTCGCTGAAGTGCGCCGTGCCC encodes the following:
- the LOC131209995 gene encoding formylglycine-generating enzyme, with protein sequence MVKLSCLYRLLFYLAFTVSFASSDCGCNNKRVPEGVKSPKEQVIFPNGGLEKAEKLLDLVEHTKHYDQMSLIPGGEHLIGTNEPIFPADRESPARSVTVREFYLDQYEVSNERFQEFVDQTGYITEAEKFGDSFVFQRLLSDEVRKKYEDFRVAAAPWWYKVEGACWKYPEGDKARGIDDRLDHPVVHISWNDAVAYCRWRGKRLPTEAEWEAACRGGRKQKLFPWGNKLLPKDRHMMNIWQGKFPEDNLVEDGCDSTCPVTTFRQNPYDLYNIVGNVWEWTADLWDANGANQVEEQKSGVDQPNRVKKGGSYLCHESYCYRYRCAARSQNTEDSSAGNLGFRCAADVN
- the LOC131207443 gene encoding NADH-ubiquinone oxidoreductase 49 kDa subunit-like, which codes for MALLVLNSGIKCVVSKLYAAQGLLRNVACSQQTLRSAGKWFPDEEFIEQFKGPVMYPDAVTSRWKIPPWNSKIAPVEKTVRNMALNFGPQHPAAHGVLRLVLELDGETVMRADPHIGLLHRGTEKLIEYKTYTQALPYFDRLDYVSMMCNEQCYSLAVEKLLNVDVPLRAKYIRVLFAEVTRILNHIMAVGTHALDIGALTPFFWLFEEREKMMEFYERVSGARMHAAYIRPGGVAQDITLGLLDDIHEFASKFGERLDEVEDVLTTNRIWVQRTVGIGIVSAEDALNYGFSGVMLRGSGIKWDLRKAQPYDAYDRVSFDVPIGTKGDCYDRYLCRVEEMRQSLRIIEQCLNQMPAGEVKTDDVKLTTPSRHEMKRSMEALIHHFKLYTQGYQVPPGTTYTAVEAPKGEFGIYLVADGSSMPYRCKIKAPGFAHLAALDKLGRHHMLADLVAIIGTLDVVFGEIDR
- the LOC131212144 gene encoding traB domain-containing protein; this encodes MSSPFSSSSEYNSALDQTLNSTMLNTSESDMENLNQTGDWNDTLRVKQSKSVKDSTRQLLDSLRNNNLNQTTGIDSIGDNTSALNSTASTLSLDLSGSDLAQNVTLSFVSSSEEDEEQKVGTPRAPDVSINMSQSPDTSTVTTAGGEKDSRDTTANVSLLPIESTASTIPVYGTLEEFDRHLPETVTVLTTPDGAKVYLVGTAHFSESSQRDVSLVMRNVQPNVVMLELCPSRVHILRHDEQTLLEEAKNMNLAKMRTIIQTNGSINGLFYILLLSMNAKFTKKLGMAPGGEFRCAVKEAQKIPNCIIQLGDRQIKVTLQRALRGLSVWQTVKLIPKLLFMDDITPEEVEQCKKKDLLEEIMLEMAEEFPAFGRVFIDERDRYLCHSLQMAALPIKHSDGTEQPVRVVAVVGIGHAAGIAKHWGKVSTESIQSIACIPPASLGQRMLKYTIKYGFLGFAAYGVYRFARSRLA
- the LOC131212145 gene encoding uncharacterized protein LOC131212145; the encoded protein is MFPQLKTEIKQEKLSFSDVEDTNSEADDERAVNKTISHNIKQEKLSGSESEEDQERGMHIETKAPAIKREKASDHEDDFPDDANNSLSADDENNLDSTIKEKHLLTLLKHCQKSAFSNEMETKLRDYLKQFPNVGPIAGARNVELDLTDPDEEAWVIQCPASVDPCSVLLNTKLNLSLPRSLIKKCPMALETNVRTNLAEDVISVLSGSRVKSFIPTGFVRIIETLPRITEPQMPTEVNSCGQVQVPFPEELRVRHPLLGYDYQAALEVPKQVQKRLSTAQQKSDLLYSSSSSSITSKKTKKTTVKLEPGVEMDSNDHSLVADKKKKRKEIKKEPTDEILSPPLKKRQRKNVENEVQSSLIIKTESQNEAEEDDISWLLNI